The following proteins come from a genomic window of Betaproteobacteria bacterium:
- a CDS encoding response regulator: MNAPAILLVEDNPDDEALTLRALGRSGFGDRIKVVRDGAEALDFLFGQGAYSDRDVSRLPTLILLDLKLPRIDGLEVLKRIRSDPRTVLACVVVFTSSGEERDILHAYQNNANSFVRKPVAFDSFSQAVEQLARYWLMLNESLGALGSTRTQP, from the coding sequence ATGAATGCCCCTGCGATACTACTGGTCGAAGACAACCCCGATGACGAAGCCCTGACGTTGCGGGCGCTCGGCCGCAGCGGCTTCGGCGATCGCATCAAGGTGGTCCGCGACGGTGCGGAAGCGCTCGATTTCCTGTTCGGCCAGGGCGCCTACAGCGACCGCGACGTGAGCCGGTTGCCGACCTTGATCCTGCTCGACCTGAAACTGCCGCGCATCGACGGTCTCGAGGTGCTCAAGCGCATCCGGTCCGACCCGCGGACCGTGCTGGCCTGCGTGGTCGTGTTCACCTCCTCCGGGGAGGAGCGCGACATCCTGCATGCCTACCAGAACAACGCCAACAGCTTCGTGCGCAAGCCGGTCGCATTCGACAGCTTCTCGCAGGCGGTCGAGCAGCTTGCGCGCTATTGGCTCATGCTGAACGAATCACTCGGCGCTCTCGGCTCCACCCGCACCCAGCCCTAG
- a CDS encoding diguanylate cyclase has product MSNALAKSNIKDVAREALRALVVRKLDPSPENYRRLYNEIAGVDEAAEGSAAEQTLGRIAHDFPRTSPELLRVAKAMERAAGKRDWGQLAGLLHEANEAISRYYAAAESWRGLLAELLQQFDASHKGLSRLRKKERLERVLELPASTPEQLQQKLAALVRSWAELATEAAAPEPDPSQTGELKRPAQPHAAAFAQPLVPDDTIMLCDLLAHVLDIGMAALLAYDPAMALEAESLAQQARSARAAYEFNAVRAATKSFLLKVELTTSNTADLHQGILRLLRLVVENVAALVGEDDWLHGQISVLAEIVSQPLDLVMIQHAERSIKDAILRQGTLRHSLTEAKTAFKSMVSGFIDRLGEFSTSTGDYHETIERLSTRIKSTDDIIELSRILDQVAAATRQVQAATLRSREETLKTQEEVRTAEQKVRELQTELSRVSAKVREDQLTGALNRRGLEEEFDRSCAASERRQEPMSLALLDIDDFKKLNDTHGHMAGDNALVHLAKVIRSTVRPTDVVCRYGGEEFVILLPGTSLQDAVVVISRLQRELTKRFFLHDNQRLLLTFSAGIAERRGGETREQTIGRADAAMYQAKRSGKNRVLVAE; this is encoded by the coding sequence ATGTCGAACGCCCTTGCCAAGAGCAATATCAAAGACGTAGCGCGCGAAGCGCTGCGCGCCTTGGTTGTGCGCAAGCTCGACCCGTCGCCGGAAAATTACCGCCGCCTGTACAACGAGATCGCCGGTGTCGACGAAGCCGCGGAAGGGTCCGCGGCCGAACAGACCCTGGGGCGCATTGCGCACGATTTTCCGCGCACCTCGCCCGAGCTGTTGCGGGTCGCCAAGGCCATGGAGCGGGCGGCCGGCAAGCGCGATTGGGGCCAGCTCGCAGGCCTGCTGCACGAGGCGAACGAGGCCATTTCGCGCTACTACGCAGCGGCGGAGAGCTGGCGCGGCTTGCTCGCCGAGCTGCTGCAGCAGTTCGACGCGAGCCACAAGGGCCTTTCGCGGCTGCGCAAGAAAGAACGCCTGGAGCGGGTGCTGGAGCTTCCTGCCAGCACGCCGGAACAGTTGCAGCAAAAGCTCGCCGCCCTGGTCAGGAGCTGGGCCGAGCTCGCCACCGAGGCGGCTGCGCCGGAGCCGGACCCGTCCCAGACGGGCGAGCTCAAGCGCCCAGCCCAGCCGCATGCCGCTGCGTTCGCCCAACCGCTAGTGCCCGACGATACGATCATGCTGTGCGATCTGCTCGCACACGTGCTCGACATCGGCATGGCGGCATTGCTCGCCTACGACCCGGCGATGGCGCTCGAAGCCGAATCGCTCGCCCAGCAGGCGCGCAGCGCGCGCGCAGCGTACGAGTTCAACGCCGTTCGCGCCGCCACCAAGTCCTTTCTGCTCAAGGTCGAGCTGACCACGTCCAATACCGCCGATCTGCACCAGGGGATTCTGCGCCTGCTGCGCCTGGTGGTGGAGAACGTGGCCGCCCTGGTGGGCGAAGACGACTGGCTGCACGGTCAGATCAGCGTGCTGGCGGAGATCGTTTCGCAACCGCTCGACCTGGTCATGATTCAGCACGCCGAGCGCAGCATCAAGGATGCGATCCTGCGCCAGGGGACGCTGCGGCATAGTCTCACCGAGGCGAAGACGGCGTTCAAGTCAATGGTGTCCGGGTTCATCGATCGCCTGGGCGAGTTCTCCACCAGCACGGGCGACTATCACGAGACGATCGAGCGGCTGTCGACCCGGATCAAGAGCACCGACGACATCATCGAGCTGAGCCGGATTCTGGACCAGGTGGCGGCCGCGACCCGTCAAGTCCAGGCCGCCACCCTGCGCTCGCGCGAGGAGACCCTGAAGACGCAGGAGGAAGTGCGTACTGCGGAACAGAAGGTCCGCGAACTGCAGACCGAGCTCAGCCGGGTGAGCGCCAAGGTGCGCGAAGACCAGCTGACCGGTGCGCTCAACCGCCGCGGGCTCGAGGAGGAATTCGATCGCTCCTGCGCCGCTTCGGAGCGGCGCCAGGAGCCGATGAGCCTGGCGCTGCTCGACATCGACGACTTCAAGAAGCTCAACGACACGCACGGCCACATGGCGGGCGACAATGCGCTCGTGCACCTGGCGAAGGTCATCCGCTCGACCGTGCGCCCGACCGACGTGGTGTGCCGCTACGGCGGCGAGGAATTCGTCATTCTCCTCCCCGGGACCAGTCTGCAGGATGCGGTCGTAGTCATCTCCAGGCTGCAGCGCGAGCTCACCAAGCGCTTCTTCCTGCACGACAATCAGCGTCTGCTGCTCACCTTCAGCGCGGGCATTGCGGAACGCCGCGGCGGCGAGACGCGCGAGCAGACGATCGGCCGCGCCGACGCGGCGATGTACCAGGCCAAGCGCTCGGGCAAGAATCGGGTGTTGGTCGCCGAATAG
- a CDS encoding response regulator: MIRVLICDDHAILRRGLKNILAETEDMTVAGEAENSQQALQLVRDSDWDVVLLDISMPDRNGIDTLKLIKKERPKLAVLMLSMHPENQYAIRALKAGASGYLTKQSAPAQLVTAIRQVKQGRKYVSPTLAEQLAARLGEDMEAAPHESLSNREYQTLTLLSSGKTLSEVAVELKLSVKTVSVYRSRLLEKLQLKNNAELTHYAIKNGLVE, from the coding sequence ATGATTCGTGTATTGATCTGCGACGACCATGCGATTCTGCGCCGTGGGCTGAAAAATATCCTCGCCGAAACCGAGGACATGACCGTGGCCGGCGAAGCGGAGAACAGTCAGCAGGCGCTGCAACTGGTGCGCGACTCGGACTGGGACGTGGTCCTGCTGGACATCTCCATGCCCGACCGCAACGGCATCGACACGTTGAAGCTCATCAAGAAAGAGCGCCCCAAGCTCGCGGTGCTGATGCTTTCCATGCATCCCGAGAATCAGTATGCCATCCGGGCGCTCAAGGCCGGCGCCTCCGGTTACCTCACCAAGCAAAGCGCCCCGGCGCAGCTCGTAACCGCCATCCGCCAGGTGAAGCAGGGTCGCAAGTACGTGAGCCCCACGCTCGCCGAGCAGCTCGCCGCGCGTCTGGGCGAGGACATGGAAGCCGCCCCGCACGAATCGTTGTCCAACCGCGAATACCAGACCCTCACCCTGCTCTCCTCGGGCAAGACGCTGTCGGAAGTGGCGGTCGAGCTCAAGCTCTCGGTCAAGACCGTGAGCGTGTACCGCTCGCGCCTGCTGGAGAAGCTCCAGCTCAAGAACAACGCCGAGCTGACGCACTACGCGATCAAGAACGGCCTGGTCGAGTAG
- a CDS encoding flagellin, whose translation MPQVITTNLASLNAQRNLNASQSSLSTALQRLSSGLRINSARDDAAGLSISQRLTSQINGLNQAVRNANDGISLSQTAEGALQESGNILQRIRQLAIQSANDSNSAADRKALQAEVSQLTSELNRIANTTTFNGKKVLDGSFAGQKFQVGADANQTIDVTISDARATALGNYGYNSTNDVATFGIEVATAAGAGLGANNFKAQAVTINGSLGQSTIANTTLVAGSTARSIAAEVNNVTGSTGVTAAARTTATLGGLSAAGNFTFNLYGQNTTAVQISATVTSTTDLTAIRDAINAQTGLTGITAEGTGASLSLVQAEGYNIGLADVLGTGTATLTLAGGEGAAATLGALTTTDSSTVGGQVTFNSENAFTVSSSLAGAAGGLFGSAAAANAGTTGALSAVGSVSIASQTGANSAISVLDAALQKLSSIRADLGAVQNRFGSTIANLETTSENLEAARSRVRDADFAAETAALTRGQILQQAGTAILAQANALPNGVLALLRG comes from the coding sequence ATGCCTCAGGTCATCACCACCAATCTCGCGTCTTTGAACGCGCAACGCAACTTAAACGCATCACAATCGAGCCTCTCGACCGCCCTGCAACGGCTGTCGTCGGGGCTTCGCATCAACAGCGCCCGCGACGACGCGGCCGGGCTTTCGATCTCCCAGCGCCTGACCTCGCAGATCAACGGCCTGAACCAGGCGGTTCGCAACGCCAACGACGGCATTTCGCTGTCGCAAACGGCCGAAGGCGCCCTGCAGGAAAGCGGCAACATCCTGCAGCGCATCCGCCAGCTCGCGATCCAGTCGGCCAACGACTCGAACAGCGCGGCCGACCGCAAGGCGCTGCAAGCTGAAGTGTCGCAGCTCACCAGCGAGCTCAACCGCATCGCCAACACCACGACCTTCAACGGCAAGAAGGTGCTCGACGGCTCCTTCGCCGGCCAGAAGTTCCAGGTCGGCGCCGATGCGAACCAGACGATCGACGTGACGATCTCCGATGCGCGCGCCACCGCACTTGGAAACTACGGCTATAACAGCACGAACGACGTGGCGACCTTCGGAATCGAAGTCGCGACGGCCGCCGGTGCAGGGCTTGGCGCCAACAACTTCAAAGCCCAGGCAGTCACCATCAACGGCTCGCTCGGACAATCGACCATTGCCAACACCACGCTTGTAGCCGGTTCTACGGCACGCTCCATCGCCGCCGAAGTCAACAACGTTACCGGCTCCACCGGCGTCACCGCCGCCGCCCGCACGACCGCCACCCTCGGCGGCTTGTCCGCGGCAGGCAACTTCACCTTCAACCTGTACGGCCAGAACACGACCGCGGTGCAGATCTCCGCGACCGTGACCAGCACCACCGACCTGACCGCGATTCGCGACGCGATCAATGCGCAGACCGGACTGACCGGCATTACCGCGGAAGGCACCGGCGCATCGCTCAGTTTGGTTCAAGCCGAGGGCTACAACATCGGCCTGGCAGATGTACTCGGCACCGGCACCGCGACGCTGACGCTGGCCGGCGGTGAAGGTGCGGCTGCCACGCTCGGGGCGTTGACCACGACCGACTCGTCGACTGTCGGCGGGCAGGTGACGTTCAACTCCGAGAACGCCTTCACCGTCAGCTCGAGCCTCGCCGGCGCAGCCGGTGGTTTGTTCGGGTCGGCCGCAGCGGCCAATGCCGGCACGACGGGCGCCCTCTCGGCCGTCGGCTCGGTCAGCATCGCGTCCCAGACGGGCGCGAACTCCGCGATCTCCGTGCTCGACGCGGCGCTGCAGAAGCTGTCCTCGATCCGTGCCGACCTCGGTGCGGTGCAGAACCGCTTCGGCTCCACCATCGCCAACCTCGAGACCACCTCGGAGAACCTCGAAGCCGCACGCTCGCGTGTGCGCGACGCCGACTTCGCAGCGGAAACGGCGGCGCTCACGCGCGGCCAGATCCTGCAGCAGGCCGGCACCGCGATTCTCGCCCAGGCGAACGCGCTGCCCAACGGCGTGCTCGCACTGCTCCGCGGCTAA
- the fliD gene encoding flagellar filament capping protein FliD, which yields MAISSPGIGSKLDVNSIVEQLMALERRPLQALVRKEAGFQAQLSAFGTLKSSLTSFQSAVQALNDVNKFQAYKASIGATAVATVTAANSAVPGSYSLEVTQLAQAQKLVAAGQTSTSSAIGAGTITFELGTISGGSFDDVTGQYTGASFAADGAGAKTVTIGASNNTLAGIRDAINAAKIGVTASIVNDGSGTPYRLALSVADTGAASSVRISVAGDAALSSLIAHDPAGTQNLAETVSARNATFEVDGVAITKPKNIVNDVIEGVTLNLLSANAGALTAITVVRDSGAIKTSVDALAKAYNELNATIKNVSSFNPATKQGTVLQGDVTVITLQSRIRTALSSALTGVSGNYNNLSQIGVTFQKDGTLSVDSAKFEAALADSPNDIAALFASLGKATDGAVRYVGATDATKPGDYAVSISRLATQGAQVGSAAAGLTITAGVNDSFTVNVDGESAVITLAAGNYATAADLAREVQSKINGAQAIAAAGTTVSVTESGGVLTLTSGRYGSASSVQISSGNALAGLLGGAPVTTAGLDVEGTINGAAASGSGQVLTDLGSGPSSGLKIEITGGALGTRGAVYFSRGYADTLDKLVESFIETDGAIAARTNGIDASIETIKDRGVEMERRLQDVETRIRAQFVALDTLLGRMSTTSEFLTRQLAILETQTK from the coding sequence ATGGCCATATCCTCTCCTGGAATCGGATCCAAGCTCGATGTCAACAGCATCGTCGAGCAACTCATGGCGCTCGAGCGCCGTCCCCTGCAGGCGCTGGTTCGCAAGGAAGCCGGCTTTCAGGCGCAATTGTCCGCGTTCGGCACGTTGAAGAGCTCGCTCACGTCGTTCCAGAGTGCCGTGCAGGCGCTGAACGACGTGAACAAGTTCCAGGCATACAAGGCCTCGATCGGCGCCACCGCTGTGGCGACCGTCACGGCGGCAAATTCTGCCGTGCCCGGCAGTTATTCGCTCGAGGTCACGCAGCTCGCGCAGGCGCAGAAGCTGGTCGCGGCTGGCCAGACCAGCACCAGCAGTGCGATCGGCGCCGGCACCATCACCTTCGAGCTCGGCACCATCAGCGGCGGCAGCTTCGACGACGTGACGGGCCAATACACGGGAGCGAGCTTCGCCGCCGACGGCGCCGGCGCCAAGACGGTCACGATCGGCGCATCCAACAATACGCTCGCCGGCATTCGCGACGCCATCAATGCCGCCAAGATCGGCGTGACCGCGTCGATTGTCAACGACGGCAGCGGCACGCCCTATCGACTCGCCTTGAGTGTCGCCGATACCGGCGCCGCCAGTAGCGTGCGCATCTCGGTGGCGGGCGATGCGGCGCTGTCGAGCCTGATCGCGCACGATCCCGCCGGCACACAGAACCTGGCCGAGACGGTGAGCGCGCGCAATGCCACCTTCGAGGTCGACGGCGTGGCAATCACCAAGCCGAAAAACATCGTGAACGACGTGATCGAAGGCGTGACGCTCAACTTGCTGAGCGCCAACGCGGGAGCCCTCACCGCGATCACCGTGGTTCGCGATTCGGGGGCGATCAAGACTTCGGTCGATGCGCTGGCGAAGGCGTACAACGAGCTCAATGCGACCATCAAGAACGTCTCGTCGTTCAACCCGGCCACCAAGCAGGGCACGGTACTGCAGGGCGACGTGACGGTGATCACGCTGCAATCGCGCATCCGCACGGCGCTCTCCAGCGCCCTCACCGGCGTCTCGGGCAACTACAACAACCTTTCGCAGATCGGCGTGACCTTCCAGAAGGACGGCACGCTGAGCGTCGACTCGGCCAAGTTCGAAGCCGCGCTCGCCGACTCGCCCAACGACATCGCGGCGCTGTTCGCCTCGCTGGGCAAAGCGACCGATGGGGCCGTGCGTTACGTTGGCGCGACCGATGCCACCAAGCCGGGCGACTACGCGGTGTCGATCAGCCGCCTGGCGACCCAGGGCGCCCAGGTCGGATCGGCTGCGGCCGGGCTTACGATCACCGCGGGCGTGAACGATTCCTTCACCGTGAACGTGGACGGCGAGAGCGCGGTCATAACGCTCGCGGCGGGCAACTATGCCACCGCCGCCGACCTCGCCCGGGAAGTGCAATCCAAGATCAACGGCGCGCAAGCGATCGCTGCCGCCGGCACGACCGTCTCCGTAACCGAAAGCGGGGGGGTTCTGACCCTTACTTCCGGGCGTTACGGATCGGCCTCCAGTGTTCAAATCAGCAGTGGCAATGCCCTCGCCGGCCTGCTCGGCGGCGCTCCGGTAACGACCGCCGGGCTCGACGTGGAAGGCACCATCAACGGTGCGGCCGCATCGGGCTCGGGCCAGGTGCTCACCGATCTCGGCTCGGGGCCTTCGTCGGGGCTGAAGATCGAGATCACCGGGGGAGCCCTCGGGACGCGCGGAGCCGTGTACTTCTCGCGCGGCTACGCCGACACGCTGGACAAGCTGGTCGAGAGCTTCATCGAAACGGACGGGGCCATTGCGGCGCGCACCAACGGAATCGATGCATCGATCGAGACCATCAAGGACCGCGGGGTGGAAATGGAACGCAGGCTGCAGGACGTCGAGACGCGCATCCGGGCGCAGTTCGTCGCCCTGGACACGCTGCTCGGACGCATGAGCACCACCAGCGAGTTCCTCACCCGGCAGCTCGCCATCCTGGAAACGCAAACCA
- a CDS encoding response regulator gives MLLSASESAAQQRPVRVLIVEDSEDDVLLLVWELKRGGYNLYYEAVDTRVGMEAALRSGPWDIVISDYSMPDFSGLEALATLRAHALDIPFVIVSGNIGEDVAVEAMKAGAHDYVMKRNLSRLIPALDRELREADVRRARVRAERDLRENEARFRAIASNIPGTVYQFMLRRDGNRSFPYVSGDCARLLGVSPEALQASPAVFRELIHALDRDGYDQALERSAEQLTDLNWEGRIQLPGSDEIKWINLRSSPRVLEHGALLWEGVIWNITQSKLAEIEIRRSRQQLQELSDHVQKVKEDERARIAREIHDDIGGNLTAIKIDLLWLTNRMPQDQKPLHEKAGAIERLVDRTMETTQRISRDLRPGILDLGLIAAIEWQAEEFQRRMAIPCEVTTSDDDVYLDQDLCVAIFRIFQETLTNISKYAEATRVDVSLVAGEDVVVLEVFDNGRGIAREQLSKPGSFGIRGMRERARSLGGDVEIDGVAGAGTRIKVEIPLAQAPETGSALTQKALF, from the coding sequence ATGTTGCTCTCGGCATCCGAATCGGCGGCGCAGCAGCGCCCGGTCCGGGTCCTCATCGTGGAGGATTCGGAGGACGATGTGCTGCTGCTCGTGTGGGAATTGAAGCGCGGCGGCTACAACCTGTACTATGAGGCGGTCGACACCCGCGTCGGGATGGAAGCGGCGCTGCGCTCGGGGCCCTGGGACATCGTCATATCGGATTATTCCATGCCGGATTTCAGCGGACTGGAAGCGCTCGCCACGCTGCGCGCGCATGCGCTCGACATTCCGTTCGTCATCGTGTCGGGCAACATCGGCGAGGACGTGGCGGTCGAAGCGATGAAAGCCGGCGCGCACGACTATGTCATGAAGCGCAACCTTTCCCGGCTCATTCCGGCGCTCGACCGGGAGCTGCGCGAAGCCGACGTGCGCCGGGCGCGCGTGCGGGCCGAGCGGGACCTGCGCGAAAACGAAGCGCGCTTTCGCGCGATCGCATCCAACATTCCGGGCACGGTGTACCAGTTCATGCTGCGCCGCGACGGCAACCGTTCCTTTCCGTATGTGAGCGGCGATTGCGCGCGCCTGCTCGGGGTGAGCCCCGAGGCTCTGCAGGCGAGCCCGGCGGTGTTCCGGGAGCTGATCCACGCGCTCGACCGCGACGGCTACGATCAGGCCCTGGAGCGCTCGGCCGAGCAGCTGACCGATCTGAACTGGGAGGGCCGCATCCAGCTCCCGGGCAGCGACGAGATCAAGTGGATCAACCTGCGCTCGAGCCCGCGCGTGCTCGAGCACGGGGCGCTGCTGTGGGAAGGTGTGATCTGGAACATCACACAGAGCAAGCTCGCCGAGATCGAGATCCGCCGCTCGCGCCAGCAGCTGCAGGAGCTGTCCGACCATGTGCAGAAGGTCAAGGAAGACGAGCGCGCCAGAATCGCGCGCGAAATCCACGACGACATCGGCGGCAACCTGACCGCGATCAAGATCGACCTGCTGTGGCTCACCAACCGCATGCCGCAAGACCAGAAGCCGCTGCACGAGAAGGCCGGGGCGATCGAACGTCTGGTGGATCGCACCATGGAAACGACCCAGCGCATCTCGCGCGATCTGCGCCCGGGGATCCTGGATCTGGGTCTGATCGCAGCCATCGAGTGGCAGGCCGAGGAGTTCCAGCGCCGCATGGCCATTCCGTGCGAAGTCACCACATCCGATGACGATGTCTATCTCGACCAGGATCTATGCGTTGCGATTTTCAGGATTTTCCAGGAAACTCTGACCAACATCAGCAAATACGCCGAGGCCACGCGGGTCGACGTGAGCCTGGTCGCCGGGGAGGACGTGGTCGTACTGGAGGTCTTCGATAATGGCCGCGGTATCGCACGCGAGCAGCTCTCCAAGCCGGGCTCGTTCGGTATCCGCGGCATGCGGGAGCGCGCGCGCTCGCTCGGCGGCGATGTCGAGATCGATGGCGTCGCGGGTGCGGGCACGCGCATCAAGGTGGAGATTCCGCTCGCTCAAGCGCCCGAGACAGGCTCGGCGTTGACGCAGAAGGCGTTGTTCTAG
- a CDS encoding diguanylate cyclase, translated as MNSQASIRRSRTSSPKPAAAEPDSATPLGAYHQRVNALAERIRGTSDVGAIIEMLNQAIAETRRLRTREDELQAAQRKVAEAERSIESMKSELEQVKAMLQQDPLTGTLNRRGIDEAFRQEASRCDRHGSRLSVAIVDLDDFKALNDTHGHPVGDRALVHVCALIRRTLRPTDRVGRLGGEEFFVLLPDAGPDEAAAVMARVQRELAALPLTGSGETIAITFSCGIAERSAHEPFDALAGRADAALYRAKRAGKNRCISAA; from the coding sequence ATGAACTCGCAAGCGAGCATACGCCGGTCACGGACCAGTTCACCCAAGCCCGCTGCCGCCGAGCCCGACTCGGCCACGCCCCTGGGCGCATATCATCAGCGCGTGAACGCGCTGGCCGAGCGTATCCGGGGCACGAGCGATGTCGGCGCCATCATCGAGATGCTCAACCAGGCCATCGCCGAGACGCGGCGCCTGCGCACCCGCGAAGACGAACTGCAAGCCGCACAGCGCAAGGTGGCCGAGGCCGAGCGCAGCATCGAATCGATGAAGAGCGAGCTCGAGCAGGTGAAGGCGATGCTGCAGCAGGATCCGCTCACCGGCACGCTCAATCGCCGGGGGATCGACGAGGCGTTTCGGCAGGAGGCTTCGCGCTGCGACCGGCACGGCAGCCGGCTGTCGGTCGCCATCGTCGACCTGGATGACTTCAAGGCGCTGAACGACACGCACGGCCATCCGGTCGGCGACCGCGCGCTGGTGCACGTCTGCGCCCTGATACGCAGGACGCTGCGTCCGACGGATCGGGTCGGCCGCCTCGGCGGCGAGGAGTTTTTCGTGCTGCTGCCCGACGCCGGGCCGGACGAAGCCGCCGCCGTGATGGCCCGGGTCCAGCGCGAGCTCGCCGCCCTTCCGCTGACGGGGAGCGGCGAGACCATCGCCATCACCTTCAGCTGCGGCATCGCCGAACGCTCCGCGCACGAGCCGTTCGATGCCCTGGCGGGGCGCGCCGATGCGGCGCTATACCGGGCCAAGCGCGCAGGCAAAAACCGCTGCATCTCGGCGGCCTAA
- a CDS encoding flagellar biosynthesis protein FlaG yields MIHPASSLDSVQSAAKPQGGASARDTAGSVSQPAPRADHEAVVREAVAAINQAAKALNASVELSIDSDSGRAIVRVVDTETRKLIRQIPTEEALELRRALDRIAGLLIHRTA; encoded by the coding sequence ATGATCCATCCAGCCTCATCGCTCGACTCGGTCCAGTCGGCAGCCAAGCCGCAAGGCGGCGCTTCCGCCAGGGACACTGCGGGCAGCGTGTCGCAGCCGGCACCGCGGGCCGACCACGAGGCTGTCGTGCGTGAAGCGGTGGCGGCCATCAACCAGGCAGCCAAGGCGCTCAACGCCAGCGTTGAGCTCTCCATCGATTCCGACTCGGGACGCGCGATCGTGCGTGTCGTCGATACCGAGACCCGAAAACTCATTCGCCAGATCCCGACCGAGGAAGCGCTCGAACTGCGCCGCGCGCTCGATCGTATCGCCGGCTTGCTCATTCACCGAACGGCATGA